A genome region from Nocardia sp. NBC_01730 includes the following:
- a CDS encoding mycothiol transferase produces MTSADVLTDAFERIREVVHEAVDGLGEDELAHRIDQGANSIAWLVWHLTRVQDDHVSEVADVEQVWTARGWSDRFALPIDGRATGYGDRPVDVAVIRAPAELLTGYYDAVHEQTLRFVRKLGDSDLERIVDIRWDPPVTLGVRLVSVISDDLQHAGQAAFVRGVIERTT; encoded by the coding sequence ATGACGAGTGCCGATGTGCTGACCGATGCTTTCGAACGGATTCGGGAGGTGGTGCACGAAGCGGTGGACGGGCTCGGCGAAGATGAGCTGGCCCACCGGATCGACCAGGGTGCCAACTCGATCGCGTGGCTCGTCTGGCATCTGACCCGGGTGCAGGACGACCACGTCTCCGAAGTCGCCGACGTTGAGCAGGTGTGGACGGCGCGGGGCTGGTCCGACCGGTTCGCCCTGCCGATCGATGGGAGGGCGACCGGATACGGTGACCGTCCCGTCGACGTCGCCGTCATTCGCGCCCCGGCCGAGCTGCTCACCGGCTACTACGACGCGGTGCACGAGCAGACGCTGCGCTTCGTCCGGAAACTGGGCGACAGCGACCTCGAACGGATCGTGGACATCCGATGGGATCCGCCGGTGACGCTCGGCGTCCGGCTGGTCAGCGTGATCTCCGACGATCTGCAGCATGCGGGCCAGGCCGCCTTCGTGCGCGGCGTCATCGAGCGGACGACATGA